Part of the Bacteriovorax sp. BAL6_X genome, ACAGCACCTTTTCTCTTTCAAGGAGAGCTGGATACGACTGGTGAAAAACGTGCCTTCTTAGAGAAGTTGAGGTTTTACAAGAAAAACTTAAAACAGCTAAGTAATATTAATTTAGCGGAATACTTTCATATTTGTATTAGTGCTCATTGGGCGACGGCCGGAACATTTGTTCCAACTGATGTTGATAATCAAATTCGTGAAAGTCTATGGAAGCATGGGCATATTTCAAAGCATATCGATAAGATGGCAAGGCTTACAATTGAGTCTTGGACTTGGGACTACGCTCAAGTTACTAGTCGCAAGGCCTATAATAACGATAATAATACGGTTATGAGTACTCACGAGGGAACATGGCTAAGTGTTGCCATTGGTGCCTACTGTGCTCTTGTTAAAAATAGAAAGACTGAGCTTGCCCAGGAAATGGCCGATGTTATTCTGGAAGAGATTAAAAAAGAAGAGCTTATTATGCAAAAGCTTCGTGAGGAAAGGGATCATATCAATTTCTTAAGAGCGGCTCCTCTTATGGCCCATAATTTTGGGGACCTTGACCGCGTGATGGTTCAGTGGAATATGGACCCTGAAGATGCTTTTTATAAGCGAATCTTTAAACTTGGTCATCAATTAAATGAAAACTACGACCCGATTCTTGTGTATACAGGAAAGGTAAATAAAGAATTCTCTTCAAAAGAGAATCACCGTCATATGTCCATGAGACAACCAAAGTGTCTTAGAAAGTCTTCAAAATTCCTCATTCCTGTTGGTCCATTTATGGATGACTGGGGAAAGGTGTTAGGCGAGAGTGATCTTCTTTCTATGGAAGAAAAAGCAGAGATCGTAACAGCATTCTACGATGGTTATAAGAGACAAGATGAAGCCTTTGGCTATATCCGTGGATACAAGAATCTTGTGGATTCAATTGATGGGGGCCTCGCTGCTCTTGAAATGTATCTACCATTTGATCTTGTTGCTGAAATGAAAAAGTCAGAATTCAGTGAGCTTGCAAAAGTTTCTCGCGAAGACTTTGAGGCAGACTACAAGAAACGTCTTGAGGAATTTGTCTGCCCTGTCACAAATATGAAATTTTAAGCTTCTCGACTTTTTAAGAGAAAGCGTTGAACCTTCCCACTTGGAGTTTTTGGTAGTTCGTCAATGAACTCTATCTTACGTGGGTAGGCGTGTGCCGCTAATCCTTTCTTCACAAATAGGCTAAGCTCTTCTTTTAATTCTATCGTAGCTTCAAAGCCTTTATTTAAAACCACAAATGCTTTTACGATTTCAGTTCTTTCTAGGTCAGGTATTCCTATAACTGCCGTTTCTAGTACACAAGGGTGCTCAAGAAGGACGCTCTCAACATCAAATGGGCCAATTCTATATCCTGAAGAAGTAATGACATCATCATTTCTTCCTACATAAGTAATGCGTCCATCTTCAGTTTGTTCGGCCGTATCACCAGTCGTATAGAAGCCATTTGAGATGGCCGGAGTTTCTGTTTTTAAATAACCCTTAAACCACATGATAGGAGAGTTTGCGATATCAATAGCAATGACTCCTGGAGTATTAGGTGGAGCGATTTTTCCATTTTCGTCAAGGATGACTACTTTATACCCAGGCATGGCATAACCCATACTTCCCGGTTTTATTATATGTTCTAGTTCATGGTGGTTATTAACCGTCATCCCAGTTTCCGTTTGTCCGTAGTGATCATTAATGACAACATCTAGCTTATTCTTAAACCAATTTATAACTTCTGGATTTAAAGGTTCACCAGCACTGCTGACAACTCTAAGTTGTCCCTTTATGGCCTTAGATACTTCTTCACCATTTCCTATTAAGAGTCTAAAGGCCGTTGGTGAGCCTGCTAAATTTGTTATTTTATATTTTTGAATCACACGTATTGTACTTTTTGTACTAAAACCACCTTCGTAAAAGAGAAGAGCATTTCCATTTACAAGTGGACCAATTACAGAGTAATAGAGGCCATAGGCCCAACCTGGATCAGCGAGGTTCCAGAAACGATCTGTTTGCTTTAAATCAACTGCTAAGTCCATATATTGCTTAAATGAAGATAGGGCAAAGAGAGGTACAGGCACGGCCTTTGGAAGTCCCGTGGTTCCAGAAGTTGAAAGAAGACAGAATGTATCTTCACCTTTTTTCATAACTGGGGTGAAGTCTACACTTTGTTCGGCCATGACCTTACGAAAATCAAAATCATCATCTGCTAATTTGTAATCAATAGATCGAACCATAACACACTTCTTAGGCTTCATTGGGAGTTGTTCTAATTTTGAACGGTTCGTATCATCAGTAAATACAATCTTTGCCTGACTTGAATTTAGTCTTTGTTCAATTGCCTTAGGTCCAAACGCTGTAAAGAGTGGCTGATAGATTACACCAGCTTTCCACGCTCCTAGGATTGTATACAAGAGCTCTGGAGTTCGTGGCAGAAGGCCTGAAATGACTTCTCCTGGTTTGACTCCTTGAGCGACAAGAAAGTTTGCAAGTCTTGAGGTTTCATCTTTTAACTTCTTAAAAGTTATGGCTTCCTCTTCTCCATTTACACCTTCCCAGTATAGGGCAATCTTATCTGAATCAGCATAGCGGTCACAACACTCGACAGCAGCATTGATTGAGTTATTGATATCTCCATCAAAGAATTTATTGAACTCATTAATATCGAAATTACTATAGTGGTCTACGTA contains:
- a CDS encoding AMP-binding protein, which codes for MKRKYVDHYSNFDINEFNKFFDGDINNSINAAVECCDRYADSDKIALYWEGVNGEEEAITFKKLKDETSRLANFLVAQGVKPGEVISGLLPRTPELLYTILGAWKAGVIYQPLFTAFGPKAIEQRLNSSQAKIVFTDDTNRSKLEQLPMKPKKCVMVRSIDYKLADDDFDFRKVMAEQSVDFTPVMKKGEDTFCLLSTSGTTGLPKAVPVPLFALSSFKQYMDLAVDLKQTDRFWNLADPGWAYGLYYSVIGPLVNGNALLFYEGGFSTKSTIRVIQKYKITNLAGSPTAFRLLIGNGEEVSKAIKGQLRVVSSAGEPLNPEVINWFKNKLDVVINDHYGQTETGMTVNNHHELEHIIKPGSMGYAMPGYKVVILDENGKIAPPNTPGVIAIDIANSPIMWFKGYLKTETPAISNGFYTTGDTAEQTEDGRITYVGRNDDVITSSGYRIGPFDVESVLLEHPCVLETAVIGIPDLERTEIVKAFVVLNKGFEATIELKEELSLFVKKGLAAHAYPRKIEFIDELPKTPSGKVQRFLLKSREA